A region from the Ctenopharyngodon idella isolate HZGC_01 chromosome 13, HZGC01, whole genome shotgun sequence genome encodes:
- the LOC127524732 gene encoding uncharacterized protein LOC127524732 isoform X16 has translation MATASGVQLSGKKVLDILRKILNEHSNPEDFVEAAEVLKKWSKLNGVTTDKKEGSFPQNWLCEYLQVIDQFVENHFPTLPGSQLKQLQDFLKSTQNKICYEVLRLTPVLEDAGLLVHLIDSYSRHLFTKLDLLLNRDLSVKETFCLILWGKDVFFSSKLTVNDPMWLTGWFEKAKLKLLTQLQKDISRTLENTLHYDEQHGHEDSMDEETFIKVHMDVTQCLNHAISDAKKFGLTLMHAVQTLCSKELHGFAQKYVDIENKHLKTLRFTEKNSVYLFRIINTCMQLRCCATQISPDKNNSKDVSSTISMLQKLEDNALSIVQKIMKSLAQDNLGGYFKKKNVDIDILTKAIHKQCSSLPETALEIKMMIVKIAYDCVSKVYLECLLKTKFRNLERLWGNAEEKINKDVQRFQKTFSELNGSVAQQNLLLQRMSEVLLHSDVDALKITCGVLFKDFPHESEQYVPGLLRWKGVLSERQVKEVLDAIPDRSPNHRTVTCSLDFSSFFR, from the exons ATGGCAACTGCTTCAGGAGTTCAACTGAGTGGCAAGAAAGTGCTTGATATTCTCAGAAAGATTCTAAATGAACATTCAAACCCTGAGGACTTTGTCGAAGCAGCTGAGGTGTTGAAAAAGTGGAGCAAACTGAACGGTGTTACCACAGACAAGAAAGAAGGCAGCTTCCCCCAGAACTGGCTCTGTGAGTATCTTCAAGTAATAGATCAGTTTGTGGAAAACCACTTTCCCACGCTGCCAGGATCTCAGTTAAAGCAGTTACAGGACTTTCTAAAGAGCACACAGAACAAGATATGCTATGAGGTCCTTCGATTAACACCGGTACTGGAAGATGCTGGGCTGCTAGTTCATCTGATTGACAGTTACAGTCGTCACCTCTTTACCAAGTTGGACCTGCTGCTAAACAGAGATCTGTCTGTGAAGGAGACCTTCTGCCTTATACTGTGGGGAAAAGATGTTTTCTTCAG CTCAAAATTGACAGTGAACGACCCAATGTGGTTGACAGGATGGTTTGAGAAAGCAAAGCTGAAACTACTTACACAACTTCAG AAGGACATCTCTAGGACTTTAGAGAACACCCTGCACTATGATGAGCAACATGGACATGAGGACTCAATGGATGAAGAAACGTTCATAAAAGTTCACATGGATGTCACTCAG TGCCTGAATCATGCTATTTCAGATGCTAAAAAGTTTGGTCTGACCTTGATGCATGCGGTACAAACACTCTGTAGTAAAGAGCTGCATGGTTTTGCTCAGAA GTATGTGGATATTGAGAATAAACACCTAAAAACACTAAGGTTCACTGAGAAGAACTCTGTGTATCTGTTTCGGATCATCAACACTTGTATGCAACTCAG ATGTTGTGCTACACAAATCAGTCCagataaaaacaacagcaaagaCGTCTCAAGCACTATAAGCATGCTACAGAAACTGGAAGATAATGCTTTGTCCATTGTACAAAAGATCATGAAAAGCTTAGCACAA GACAATTTAGGAGGTTATTTCAAGAAAAAGAATGTGGATATTGATATCCTGACGAAGGCAATCCACAAGCAGTGTTCATCTCTGCCTGAGACCGCCCTAGAGATCAAAATG ATGATTGTGAAAATAGCTTACGACTGTGTTTCCAAAGTGTACCTGGAATGCCTGTTGAAGACAAAGTTCAGAAATCTAGAGAGGCTTTGGGGAAATGCTGAGGAAAAGATAAACAAGGATGTTCAAcgttttcagaaaacattctctGAACtg AATGGCAGTGTTGCCCAGCAAAACCTGCTCCTTCAGAGAATGAGTGAAGTTTTGCTTCACAGTGATGTAGATGCACTGAAGATTACCTGTGGTGTTTTGTTCAAAGATTTCCCACATGAGAG TGAGCAGTATGTACCTGGTCTGCTGCGCTGGAAGGGAGTGTTATCAGAGCGACAGGTGAAGGAAGTACTGGATGCAATCCCGGACCGGTCTCCAAATCATAGAACTGTCACCTGTTCTTTGgacttttcttctttttttcgtTAA
- the LOC127524732 gene encoding uncharacterized protein LOC127524732 isoform X12, protein MLKALRKTFKKKNPARNKDDQFPLVKDMPIQHAETSDAGEQESTVDFRMASGSGVKVSGKKELDILRTILSEQSNPEDLDKAAAKLKSSFPQDRLCEYLQEIDHFVENHFPTLPVEGPPASQLEQLQDFLKSTQSKICYEVLRLTPVLEDAGLLVHLIDSYSRHLFTKLDLLLNRDLSVKETFCLIMWGKDVFFSSDSKLRVYDPLLLTGWFERAKQKLILELQKDISRTLENILHYDEQHGHNEDSMNEETFIRVHMDVTQCLNHAILDAKKFGLTLMHAVQTLCSKELRGFAQKYVDTENKRLKKLKFTEKNSVYLFRIINTCMQLRCCATQISPDKNNSDDVSSTISMLQKLEDNALSIVQKIMKCLAQDNLRSYFKKKNVDIDILMKAIHEQCSSLPETALEIKMIIVKIAYDCVSKVYLKCLLKTKFRKLEKLWGNAEEKINEDVQRFHETFSELNGNVAHQNLLLQRMSEVLLHSDVDALKITCSVLFRDFPNESEQYVPGLLRWKGVLSERQVKEVLDAIPNPTPNHRRVSRSLGLCSFSH, encoded by the exons ATGCTTAAAGCGTTAAGAAAAAcgtttaagaaaaaaaaccctgccAGGAATAAAGATGATCAGTTTCCTCTTGTGAAAGACATGCCAATACAGCATGCAGAGACCTCCGATG CAGGAGAACAGGAAAGCACAGTCGACTTCAGGATGGCATCTGGTTCAGGGGTTAAAGTGAGTGGCAAGAAAGAGCTTGATATTCTGAGAACAATTCTGAGTGAACAATCAAACCCTGAGGACCTTGACAAGGCAGCTGCTAAGCTGAAAAGCAGCTTCCCTCAAGACAGGCTCTGTGAGTATCTTCAAGAAATAGATCATTTTGTGGAAAACCACTTTCCCACGCTGCCAGTAGAGGGACCACCAGCATCTCAGTTAGAGCAGTTACAGGACTTTCTAAAGAGCACACAGAGCAAGATATGCTATGAGGTCCTTCGATTAACACCGGTACTGGAAGATGCTGGGCTGCTAGTTCATCTGATTGACAGTTACAGTCGTCACCTCTTTACCAAGTTGGACCTGCTGCTAAACAGAGATCTGTCTGTGAAGGAGACCTTCTGCTTAATAATGTGGGGAAAAGATGTTTTCTTCAG CTCAGACTCAAAACTGCGAGTGTACGACCCACTGCTGTTGACAGGATGGTTTGAGAGAGCAAAGCAGAAACTGATTCTAGAACTTCAG AAGGACATCTCTAGGACTTTAGAGAACATCCTGCACTATGATGAGCAACATGGACATAATGAGGACTCAATGAATGAAGAAACGTTCATAAGAGTTCACATGGATGTCACTCAG TGCCTGAATCATGCTATTTTAGATGCTAAAAAGTTTGGTCTGACCTTGATGCATGCGGTACAAACACTCTGTAGTAAAGAGCTGCGTGGTTTTGCTCAGAA GTATGTGGATACTGAGAATAAACGTCTAAAAAAACTAAAGTTCACTGAGAAGAACTCTGTGTATCTGTTTCGGATCATCAACACTTGTATGCAACTCAG ATGTTGTGCTACACAAATCAGTCCAGATAAAAACAACAGCGATGACGTCTCAAGCACTATAAGCATGCTACAGAAACTGGAAGATAATGCTTTGTCCATTGTACAAAAGATCATGAAATGCTTAGCACAG GACAATTTAAGAAGTTATTTCAAGAAAAAGAATGTGGATATTGATATCCTGATGAAGGCAATCCACGAGCAGTGTTCATCTCTGCCTGAGACCGCCTTAGAGATCAAAATG ATCATTGTGAAAATAGCTTACGACTGTGTTTCCAAAGTGTACCTGAAATGCCTGTTGAAGACAAAGTTCAGAAAGCTAGAGAAGCTTTGGGGAAATGCTGAGGAAAAGATAAACGAGGATGTTCAACGTTTTCACGAAACATTCTCTGaactg AATGGCAATGTTGCCCATCAAAACCTGCTCCTTCAGAGAATGAGTGAAGTTTTGCTTCACAGTGATGTAGATGCACTGAAGATTACCTGTAGTGTTTTGTTCAGAGATTTCCCAAATGAGAG TGAGCAGTATGTACCTGGTCTGCTGCGCTGGAAGGGGGTGTTATCAGAACGACAGGTGAAGGAAGTACTGGATGCGATCCCGAACCCGACTCCAAATCATAGACGTGTCTCCCGTTCTTTGGGCCTTTGTTCTTTTTCTCATTAA
- the LOC127524732 gene encoding uncharacterized protein LOC127524732 isoform X17, with protein MNEETFIRVHMDVTQCLNHAILDAKKFGLTLMHAVQTLCSKELRGFAQKYVDTENKRLKKLKFTEKNSVYLFRIINTCMQLRCCATQISPDKNNSDDVSSTISMLQKLEDNALSIVQKIMKCLAQDNLRSYFKKKNVDIDILMKAIHEQCSSLPETALEIKMIIVKIAYDCVSKVYLKCLLKTKFRKLEKLWGNAEEKINEDVQRFHETFSELNGNVAHQNLLLQRMSEVLLHSDVDALKITCSVLFRDFPNESEQYVPGLLRWKGVLSERQVKEVLDAIPNPTPNHRRVSRSLGLCSFSH; from the exons ATGAATGAAGAAACGTTCATAAGAGTTCACATGGATGTCACTCAG TGCCTGAATCATGCTATTTTAGATGCTAAAAAGTTTGGTCTGACCTTGATGCATGCGGTACAAACACTCTGTAGTAAAGAGCTGCGTGGTTTTGCTCAGAA GTATGTGGATACTGAGAATAAACGTCTAAAAAAACTAAAGTTCACTGAGAAGAACTCTGTGTATCTGTTTCGGATCATCAACACTTGTATGCAACTCAG ATGTTGTGCTACACAAATCAGTCCAGATAAAAACAACAGCGATGACGTCTCAAGCACTATAAGCATGCTACAGAAACTGGAAGATAATGCTTTGTCCATTGTACAAAAGATCATGAAATGCTTAGCACAG GACAATTTAAGAAGTTATTTCAAGAAAAAGAATGTGGATATTGATATCCTGATGAAGGCAATCCACGAGCAGTGTTCATCTCTGCCTGAGACCGCCTTAGAGATCAAAATG ATCATTGTGAAAATAGCTTACGACTGTGTTTCCAAAGTGTACCTGAAATGCCTGTTGAAGACAAAGTTCAGAAAGCTAGAGAAGCTTTGGGGAAATGCTGAGGAAAAGATAAACGAGGATGTTCAACGTTTTCACGAAACATTCTCTGaactg AATGGCAATGTTGCCCATCAAAACCTGCTCCTTCAGAGAATGAGTGAAGTTTTGCTTCACAGTGATGTAGATGCACTGAAGATTACCTGTAGTGTTTTGTTCAGAGATTTCCCAAATGAGAG TGAGCAGTATGTACCTGGTCTGCTGCGCTGGAAGGGGGTGTTATCAGAACGACAGGTGAAGGAAGTACTGGATGCGATCCCGAACCCGACTCCAAATCATAGACGTGTCTCCCGTTCTTTGGGCCTTTGTTCTTTTTCTCATTAA
- the LOC127524732 gene encoding uncharacterized protein LOC127524732 isoform X15 — protein sequence MHSAGEQESTVDFRMASGSGVKVSGKKELDILRTILSEQSNPEDLDKAAAKLKSSFPQDRLCEYLQEIDHFVENHFPTLPVEGPPASQLEQLQDFLKSTQSKICYEVLRLTPVLEDAGLLVHLIDSYSRHLFTKLDLLLNRDLSVKETFCLIMWGKDVFFSSDSKLRVYDPLLLTGWFERAKQKLILELQKDISRTLENILHYDEQHGHNEDSMNEETFIRVHMDVTQCLNHAILDAKKFGLTLMHAVQTLCSKELRGFAQKYVDTENKRLKKLKFTEKNSVYLFRIINTCMQLRCCATQISPDKNNSDDVSSTISMLQKLEDNALSIVQKIMKCLAQDNLRSYFKKKNVDIDILMKAIHEQCSSLPETALEIKMIIVKIAYDCVSKVYLKCLLKTKFRKLEKLWGNAEEKINEDVQRFHETFSELNGNVAHQNLLLQRMSEVLLHSDVDALKITCSVLFRDFPNESEQYVPGLLRWKGVLSERQVKEVLDAIPNPTPNHRRVSRSLGLCSFSH from the exons ATGCATTCAGCAGGAGAACAGGAAAGCACAGTCGACTTCAGGATGGCATCTGGTTCAGGGGTTAAAGTGAGTGGCAAGAAAGAGCTTGATATTCTGAGAACAATTCTGAGTGAACAATCAAACCCTGAGGACCTTGACAAGGCAGCTGCTAAGCTGAAAAGCAGCTTCCCTCAAGACAGGCTCTGTGAGTATCTTCAAGAAATAGATCATTTTGTGGAAAACCACTTTCCCACGCTGCCAGTAGAGGGACCACCAGCATCTCAGTTAGAGCAGTTACAGGACTTTCTAAAGAGCACACAGAGCAAGATATGCTATGAGGTCCTTCGATTAACACCGGTACTGGAAGATGCTGGGCTGCTAGTTCATCTGATTGACAGTTACAGTCGTCACCTCTTTACCAAGTTGGACCTGCTGCTAAACAGAGATCTGTCTGTGAAGGAGACCTTCTGCTTAATAATGTGGGGAAAAGATGTTTTCTTCAG CTCAGACTCAAAACTGCGAGTGTACGACCCACTGCTGTTGACAGGATGGTTTGAGAGAGCAAAGCAGAAACTGATTCTAGAACTTCAG AAGGACATCTCTAGGACTTTAGAGAACATCCTGCACTATGATGAGCAACATGGACATAATGAGGACTCAATGAATGAAGAAACGTTCATAAGAGTTCACATGGATGTCACTCAG TGCCTGAATCATGCTATTTTAGATGCTAAAAAGTTTGGTCTGACCTTGATGCATGCGGTACAAACACTCTGTAGTAAAGAGCTGCGTGGTTTTGCTCAGAA GTATGTGGATACTGAGAATAAACGTCTAAAAAAACTAAAGTTCACTGAGAAGAACTCTGTGTATCTGTTTCGGATCATCAACACTTGTATGCAACTCAG ATGTTGTGCTACACAAATCAGTCCAGATAAAAACAACAGCGATGACGTCTCAAGCACTATAAGCATGCTACAGAAACTGGAAGATAATGCTTTGTCCATTGTACAAAAGATCATGAAATGCTTAGCACAG GACAATTTAAGAAGTTATTTCAAGAAAAAGAATGTGGATATTGATATCCTGATGAAGGCAATCCACGAGCAGTGTTCATCTCTGCCTGAGACCGCCTTAGAGATCAAAATG ATCATTGTGAAAATAGCTTACGACTGTGTTTCCAAAGTGTACCTGAAATGCCTGTTGAAGACAAAGTTCAGAAAGCTAGAGAAGCTTTGGGGAAATGCTGAGGAAAAGATAAACGAGGATGTTCAACGTTTTCACGAAACATTCTCTGaactg AATGGCAATGTTGCCCATCAAAACCTGCTCCTTCAGAGAATGAGTGAAGTTTTGCTTCACAGTGATGTAGATGCACTGAAGATTACCTGTAGTGTTTTGTTCAGAGATTTCCCAAATGAGAG TGAGCAGTATGTACCTGGTCTGCTGCGCTGGAAGGGGGTGTTATCAGAACGACAGGTGAAGGAAGTACTGGATGCGATCCCGAACCCGACTCCAAATCATAGACGTGTCTCCCGTTCTTTGGGCCTTTGTTCTTTTTCTCATTAA
- the LOC127524732 gene encoding uncharacterized protein LOC127524732 isoform X13: MLKALRKTFKKKNPARNKDDQFPLVKDMPIQHAETSDGEQESTVDFRMASGSGVKVSGKKELDILRTILSEQSNPEDLDKAAAKLKSSFPQDRLCEYLQEIDHFVENHFPTLPVEGPPASQLEQLQDFLKSTQSKICYEVLRLTPVLEDAGLLVHLIDSYSRHLFTKLDLLLNRDLSVKETFCLIMWGKDVFFSSDSKLRVYDPLLLTGWFERAKQKLILELQKDISRTLENILHYDEQHGHNEDSMNEETFIRVHMDVTQCLNHAILDAKKFGLTLMHAVQTLCSKELRGFAQKYVDTENKRLKKLKFTEKNSVYLFRIINTCMQLRCCATQISPDKNNSDDVSSTISMLQKLEDNALSIVQKIMKCLAQDNLRSYFKKKNVDIDILMKAIHEQCSSLPETALEIKMIIVKIAYDCVSKVYLKCLLKTKFRKLEKLWGNAEEKINEDVQRFHETFSELNGNVAHQNLLLQRMSEVLLHSDVDALKITCSVLFRDFPNESEQYVPGLLRWKGVLSERQVKEVLDAIPNPTPNHRRVSRSLGLCSFSH; this comes from the exons ATGCTTAAAGCGTTAAGAAAAAcgtttaagaaaaaaaaccctgccAGGAATAAAGATGATCAGTTTCCTCTTGTGAAAGACATGCCAATACAGCATGCAGAGACCTCCGATG GAGAACAGGAAAGCACAGTCGACTTCAGGATGGCATCTGGTTCAGGGGTTAAAGTGAGTGGCAAGAAAGAGCTTGATATTCTGAGAACAATTCTGAGTGAACAATCAAACCCTGAGGACCTTGACAAGGCAGCTGCTAAGCTGAAAAGCAGCTTCCCTCAAGACAGGCTCTGTGAGTATCTTCAAGAAATAGATCATTTTGTGGAAAACCACTTTCCCACGCTGCCAGTAGAGGGACCACCAGCATCTCAGTTAGAGCAGTTACAGGACTTTCTAAAGAGCACACAGAGCAAGATATGCTATGAGGTCCTTCGATTAACACCGGTACTGGAAGATGCTGGGCTGCTAGTTCATCTGATTGACAGTTACAGTCGTCACCTCTTTACCAAGTTGGACCTGCTGCTAAACAGAGATCTGTCTGTGAAGGAGACCTTCTGCTTAATAATGTGGGGAAAAGATGTTTTCTTCAG CTCAGACTCAAAACTGCGAGTGTACGACCCACTGCTGTTGACAGGATGGTTTGAGAGAGCAAAGCAGAAACTGATTCTAGAACTTCAG AAGGACATCTCTAGGACTTTAGAGAACATCCTGCACTATGATGAGCAACATGGACATAATGAGGACTCAATGAATGAAGAAACGTTCATAAGAGTTCACATGGATGTCACTCAG TGCCTGAATCATGCTATTTTAGATGCTAAAAAGTTTGGTCTGACCTTGATGCATGCGGTACAAACACTCTGTAGTAAAGAGCTGCGTGGTTTTGCTCAGAA GTATGTGGATACTGAGAATAAACGTCTAAAAAAACTAAAGTTCACTGAGAAGAACTCTGTGTATCTGTTTCGGATCATCAACACTTGTATGCAACTCAG ATGTTGTGCTACACAAATCAGTCCAGATAAAAACAACAGCGATGACGTCTCAAGCACTATAAGCATGCTACAGAAACTGGAAGATAATGCTTTGTCCATTGTACAAAAGATCATGAAATGCTTAGCACAG GACAATTTAAGAAGTTATTTCAAGAAAAAGAATGTGGATATTGATATCCTGATGAAGGCAATCCACGAGCAGTGTTCATCTCTGCCTGAGACCGCCTTAGAGATCAAAATG ATCATTGTGAAAATAGCTTACGACTGTGTTTCCAAAGTGTACCTGAAATGCCTGTTGAAGACAAAGTTCAGAAAGCTAGAGAAGCTTTGGGGAAATGCTGAGGAAAAGATAAACGAGGATGTTCAACGTTTTCACGAAACATTCTCTGaactg AATGGCAATGTTGCCCATCAAAACCTGCTCCTTCAGAGAATGAGTGAAGTTTTGCTTCACAGTGATGTAGATGCACTGAAGATTACCTGTAGTGTTTTGTTCAGAGATTTCCCAAATGAGAG TGAGCAGTATGTACCTGGTCTGCTGCGCTGGAAGGGGGTGTTATCAGAACGACAGGTGAAGGAAGTACTGGATGCGATCCCGAACCCGACTCCAAATCATAGACGTGTCTCCCGTTCTTTGGGCCTTTGTTCTTTTTCTCATTAA
- the LOC127524732 gene encoding uncharacterized protein LOC127524732 isoform X14 has product MLKALRKTFKKKNPARNKDDQFPLVKDMPIQHAETSDAGEQESTVDFRMASGSGVKVSGKKELDILRTILSEQSNPEDLDKAAAKLKSSFPQDRLCEYLQEIDHFVENHFPTLPVEGPPASQLEQLQDFLKSTQSKICYEVLRLTPVLEDAGLLVHLIDSYSRHLFTKLDLLLNRDLSVKETFCLIMWGKDVFFSSDSKLRVYDPLLLTGWFERAKQKLILELQKDISRTLENTLHYDEQHGHEDSMDEETFIKVHMDVTQCLNHAISDAKKFGLTLMHAVQTLCSKELHGFAQKYVDIENKHLKTLRFTEKNSVYLFRIINTCMQLRCCATQISPDKNNSKDVSSTISMLQKLEDNALSIVQKIMKSLAQDNLGGYFKKKNVDIDILTKAIHKQCSSLPETALEIKMMIVKIAYDCVSKVYLECLLKTKFRNLERLWGNAEEKINKDVQRFQKTFSELNGSVAQQNLLLQRMSEVLLHSDVDALKITCGVLFKDFPHESEQYVPGLLRWKGVLSERQVKEVLDAIPDRSPNHRTVTCSLDFSSFFR; this is encoded by the exons ATGCTTAAAGCGTTAAGAAAAAcgtttaagaaaaaaaaccctgccAGGAATAAAGATGATCAGTTTCCTCTTGTGAAAGACATGCCAATACAGCATGCAGAGACCTCCGATG CAGGAGAACAGGAAAGCACAGTCGACTTCAGGATGGCATCTGGTTCAGGGGTTAAAGTGAGTGGCAAGAAAGAGCTTGATATTCTGAGAACAATTCTGAGTGAACAATCAAACCCTGAGGACCTTGACAAGGCAGCTGCTAAGCTGAAAAGCAGCTTCCCTCAAGACAGGCTCTGTGAGTATCTTCAAGAAATAGATCATTTTGTGGAAAACCACTTTCCCACGCTGCCAGTAGAGGGACCACCAGCATCTCAGTTAGAGCAGTTACAGGACTTTCTAAAGAGCACACAGAGCAAGATATGCTATGAGGTCCTTCGATTAACACCGGTACTGGAAGATGCTGGGCTGCTAGTTCATCTGATTGACAGTTACAGTCGTCACCTCTTTACCAAGTTGGACCTGCTGCTAAACAGAGATCTGTCTGTGAAGGAGACCTTCTGCTTAATAATGTGGGGAAAAGATGTTTTCTTCAG CTCAGACTCAAAACTGCGAGTGTACGACCCACTGCTGTTGACAGGATGGTTTGAGAGAGCAAAGCAGAAACTGATTCTAGAACTTCAG AAGGACATCTCTAGGACTTTAGAGAACACCCTGCACTATGATGAGCAACATGGACATGAGGACTCAATGGATGAAGAAACGTTCATAAAAGTTCACATGGATGTCACTCAG TGCCTGAATCATGCTATTTCAGATGCTAAAAAGTTTGGTCTGACCTTGATGCATGCGGTACAAACACTCTGTAGTAAAGAGCTGCATGGTTTTGCTCAGAA GTATGTGGATATTGAGAATAAACACCTAAAAACACTAAGGTTCACTGAGAAGAACTCTGTGTATCTGTTTCGGATCATCAACACTTGTATGCAACTCAG ATGTTGTGCTACACAAATCAGTCCagataaaaacaacagcaaagaCGTCTCAAGCACTATAAGCATGCTACAGAAACTGGAAGATAATGCTTTGTCCATTGTACAAAAGATCATGAAAAGCTTAGCACAA GACAATTTAGGAGGTTATTTCAAGAAAAAGAATGTGGATATTGATATCCTGACGAAGGCAATCCACAAGCAGTGTTCATCTCTGCCTGAGACCGCCCTAGAGATCAAAATG ATGATTGTGAAAATAGCTTACGACTGTGTTTCCAAAGTGTACCTGGAATGCCTGTTGAAGACAAAGTTCAGAAATCTAGAGAGGCTTTGGGGAAATGCTGAGGAAAAGATAAACAAGGATGTTCAAcgttttcagaaaacattctctGAACtg AATGGCAGTGTTGCCCAGCAAAACCTGCTCCTTCAGAGAATGAGTGAAGTTTTGCTTCACAGTGATGTAGATGCACTGAAGATTACCTGTGGTGTTTTGTTCAAAGATTTCCCACATGAGAG TGAGCAGTATGTACCTGGTCTGCTGCGCTGGAAGGGAGTGTTATCAGAGCGACAGGTGAAGGAAGTACTGGATGCAATCCCGGACCGGTCTCCAAATCATAGAACTGTCACCTGTTCTTTGgacttttcttctttttttcgtTAA